A region from the Pseudomonas sp. KU26590 genome encodes:
- a CDS encoding type II toxin-antitoxin system HipA family toxin → MDRVRIFTPEGESGELSASESGDYLFRYGLDASPASQISLTMGVRDAAYVSRSLHPVFQMNLPEGFVLEQLRNRLAKTTPINPMLLMALTGSGSPVGRVAVVSPMIDDLLGGTAPVSGKSLGQILSWDGTHDLFAELVDQYILRTGISGVQPKVIVPDSDFVTDPKATLLMPELIVKSGRADFPGLAINEYVCMDAARRAGMPVPEFYLSDNRQLFVMRRFDRDAEQRAIGFEDMAVLMGLGTEQKYDSSYENIAKAIRLFCAPEHVRDSLDQFFDIVALSCMVGNGDAHLKNFGLLYRDPLGADARLAPAYDIVNTTAYISDDALALRLDGSKSLFGSRLGILTLASTCDIRKPNVRIARLIAAVQASLQENASLNPHAPHVFEAIEHAVERYAQTFKV, encoded by the coding sequence CTGGATCGTGTGCGCATTTTTACCCCGGAAGGTGAGAGCGGTGAGTTGTCCGCGTCGGAGTCCGGCGACTACCTGTTTCGCTATGGCCTGGACGCCAGTCCAGCGTCGCAGATCAGCCTGACCATGGGCGTTCGCGATGCGGCTTACGTATCGCGCAGCCTGCATCCGGTGTTCCAGATGAACCTGCCCGAAGGCTTCGTGCTGGAACAGTTGCGCAATCGCCTCGCCAAAACGACGCCCATCAACCCCATGCTGCTCATGGCGTTGACCGGCAGCGGTTCGCCGGTCGGTCGCGTGGCCGTGGTGTCTCCCATGATCGACGACCTGCTGGGCGGCACGGCTCCCGTCTCAGGCAAAAGTCTTGGGCAGATACTCAGCTGGGACGGAACGCATGATTTGTTTGCCGAACTGGTAGATCAATACATTTTGCGCACCGGGATTTCGGGCGTTCAGCCCAAAGTCATCGTGCCCGATTCGGATTTTGTTACGGACCCGAAAGCCACGCTGCTGATGCCCGAATTGATCGTCAAGTCGGGGAGGGCGGACTTCCCCGGGTTGGCCATCAACGAGTACGTGTGCATGGACGCTGCGCGCAGAGCCGGCATGCCGGTACCGGAATTTTATCTGTCGGATAACCGCCAGCTGTTCGTCATGCGCCGCTTCGATCGGGACGCTGAGCAACGTGCCATCGGTTTCGAGGACATGGCCGTGCTGATGGGCCTTGGCACGGAACAGAAATACGACTCCAGCTACGAAAACATCGCCAAGGCCATTCGCCTGTTTTGCGCGCCTGAGCATGTTCGTGATTCGCTGGATCAGTTCTTCGACATCGTCGCGCTCAGCTGCATGGTGGGCAACGGCGATGCTCATCTTAAGAATTTCGGACTGCTGTATCGCGACCCGCTGGGGGCGGACGCACGACTGGCGCCGGCCTACGACATCGTCAACACCACCGCGTATATAAGTGACGATGCGTTGGCCCTGCGCCTGGATGGCTCGAAAAGCCTGTTCGGATCGAGGCTCGGCATTCTGACGTTGGCGTCGACCTGTGACATCCGCAAACCGAACGTGCGCATCGCGCGGCTGATCGCGGCAGTGCAGGCGTCTCTGCAGGAAAACGCCTCGCTCAACCCCCACGCACCCCATGTCTTCGAAGCCATCGAGCACGCCGTCGAGCGGTATGCGCAGACGTTCAAGGTGTAA
- a CDS encoding ribonuclease E inhibitor RraB yields the protein MSTAYQEDVSSHVLRCMKEGGFDFARIHPIEFYATFPDEDRARQAAEKFRGESVNVQLNALEDGAWHLELSKLMYATYDGIGDFEQDFQTAIFGLDGEVEGWGVKQVLKRLH from the coding sequence ATGAGCACAGCCTATCAAGAAGACGTCAGCAGCCATGTACTGCGCTGCATGAAAGAAGGCGGTTTCGACTTCGCACGCATTCACCCCATCGAGTTCTATGCCACCTTTCCGGATGAGGACCGGGCGCGTCAGGCTGCGGAAAAATTTCGTGGCGAGTCAGTCAATGTCCAGCTCAATGCGCTGGAAGACGGTGCCTGGCACCTGGAACTGAGCAAGTTGATGTACGCGACCTACGACGGGATAGGCGATTTCGAGCAGGATTTCCAGACCGCGATTTTCGGTCTGGACGGGGAGGTTGAAGGCTGGGGCGTCAAACAGGTGCTCAAGCGCCTGCATTGA
- a CDS encoding circularly permuted type 2 ATP-grasp protein, producing the protein MIRTFYDEMYDAGGVVRPHYREFARWLGEAPPELLAQRRREADLLFHRAGITFTLYGDEQGTERLIPFDTIPRSIPASEWRVVERGCIQRVKALNMFLADLYHDQRIIKAGIIPAEQVLANEQYQLAMQGLNLHRDLYSHISGVDLVRDGDGTYYVLEDNLRTPSGVSYMLEDRKMMMRLFPELFAAQRIAPIDHYPNLLLDTLKSSSPLDNPSVVVLTPGRFNSAFFEHAFLAREMGVELVEGADLFVRDDRVFMRTTDGPKAVDVIYRRLDDAFLDPLAFNPDSMLGVPGLLAAYRSGNVVLANAIGTGVADDKSVYPFVTDMIRFYLDEEPILKNVPTWQCRKPEELSHVLANLGDLVVKETQGSGGYGMLVGPAATAAEIESFRARLKAKPHAYIAQPTLCLSTCPTFVENGIAPRHIDLRPFVLAGRETRVVPGGLTRVALREGSLVVNSSQGGGTKDTWVVED; encoded by the coding sequence ATGATCCGCACCTTTTATGACGAGATGTACGATGCGGGCGGCGTAGTCCGTCCGCATTATCGGGAATTTGCCCGCTGGTTGGGTGAAGCGCCGCCTGAGTTGCTCGCTCAGCGTCGGCGTGAGGCCGATTTATTGTTTCATCGCGCCGGGATCACGTTCACGCTGTACGGCGACGAGCAGGGCACCGAGCGGCTGATCCCGTTCGACACCATTCCGCGCAGCATCCCGGCCAGCGAATGGCGCGTGGTGGAGCGCGGCTGCATTCAGCGCGTCAAGGCGTTGAACATGTTTCTGGCTGACCTCTATCACGATCAGCGCATCATCAAGGCCGGGATCATTCCTGCTGAACAGGTTCTCGCCAACGAGCAATACCAGTTGGCAATGCAGGGCCTGAATCTGCATCGCGACCTGTATTCGCATATCTCCGGCGTCGATCTGGTGCGTGACGGCGATGGCACGTATTACGTGCTCGAAGACAACCTGCGTACGCCAAGCGGCGTGAGCTACATGCTCGAAGACCGCAAGATGATGATGCGGCTGTTCCCCGAGCTGTTCGCCGCGCAACGCATCGCGCCGATCGATCACTACCCGAATCTGTTGCTGGACACCCTGAAAAGTTCGAGCCCGCTGGATAACCCGAGCGTGGTCGTGCTGACCCCCGGGCGCTTCAACAGCGCGTTTTTCGAGCATGCGTTTCTGGCCCGGGAAATGGGCGTCGAGCTGGTGGAAGGCGCTGACCTCTTCGTGCGCGATGACCGCGTGTTCATGCGCACCACCGACGGCCCGAAAGCGGTCGACGTGATTTACCGCAGGCTCGATGACGCGTTCCTTGATCCGCTGGCGTTCAATCCGGATTCGATGCTCGGCGTGCCGGGCCTGCTGGCTGCGTACCGCTCGGGCAATGTGGTGCTGGCCAATGCCATCGGCACTGGCGTGGCGGACGACAAGTCGGTCTACCCCTTCGTGACCGACATGATCCGCTTCTACCTCGACGAAGAGCCGATCCTCAAGAACGTGCCGACCTGGCAGTGCCGCAAGCCCGAAGAGCTGTCCCACGTGCTCGCCAATCTGGGCGATCTGGTGGTCAAGGAAACCCAGGGCTCCGGCGGTTACGGCATGCTCGTGGGCCCTGCCGCCACCGCCGCCGAAATCGAGTCGTTCCGGGCCCGGCTCAAAGCCAAACCCCATGCGTACATCGCGCAACCGACCTTGTGCCTGTCGACCTGTCCGACCTTCGTCGAGAACGGCATCGCGCCGCGCCACATCGACCTGCGCCCGTTCGTCCTGGCTGGCCGCGAAACCCGTGTAGTGCCCGGTGGTCTTACGCGTGTTGCCCTGCGCGAAGGCTCGCTGGTGGTGAACTCGTCGCAGGGTGGCGGAACCAAGGACACCTGGGTGGTCGAGGATTAA
- a CDS encoding helix-turn-helix domain-containing protein — MDAKLLLERLGSQIEEMRKSRGLTQVQLAYQSGMTRQKLAEVEKGSPTVAVNFYAKVLAALNAEIKVVSARRPTFEELREVFQ, encoded by the coding sequence ATGGACGCGAAGTTATTGCTTGAGCGGTTGGGCAGTCAGATTGAAGAGATGCGCAAATCCCGCGGTCTCACTCAGGTTCAGCTGGCCTACCAATCGGGCATGACACGGCAAAAGCTCGCAGAAGTCGAAAAAGGCAGCCCGACCGTGGCGGTGAATTTCTACGCCAAGGTGCTGGCTGCGTTGAATGCCGAGATAAAGGTTGTTTCCGCCCGACGCCCGACGTTTGAAGAGCTGCGCGAGGTGTTCCAGTGA
- a CDS encoding 3-hydroxyacyl-CoA dehydrogenase NAD-binding domain-containing protein produces the protein MSDAIRYETGPDQIVTLTLDMPGQQANTMNAAYRQAMAETLERLLADKESIAGVIIRSAKKTFFAGGDLYELSQVDAARAAAFYQMTMDLKAQLRALETFGKPVVAAIEGSALGGGLELCLACHHRIALNGAHLKLGLPEVTLGLLPGGGGTVRLVRMLGLEKALPLLMEGRTMGVDQALEMGVIDQLASDFEDLMTKAREWILANPAPAKAWDQPGFELPGGTPAHPKVTQMLAIAPSILRSKTQGCYPAPEKILAAAVEGAQVDFHTAEKIEARYFTELATGPIAKNMIGSWFQLNRVKAAEARPKAPPVFNMRKVGILGAGLMGGGIAYVTAVAGVSVILKDVNLGAAQKGKDYSARLLNKQVASGRITEAQRDAVLGRIKPTGRDSDLEGCDLIIEAVFENRELKAQVSAAAEQVVVPNAVIASNTSTLPITGLASAISRQERFIGLHFFSPVEKMRLVEIIKGARTNDMTLARAFDFVRQIGKTAILVNDTRGFFTSRVFATYADEGIAMLGEGISAPMIETEARKAGMPVGPLAVSDEVSLRLMSQIRQQTRKDLAEQGVELAGHPADAVIEQLLHEFDRAGKTSGGGFYDYPDGAPKHLWPELKIRFEKPDAQISGQDIRDRLLFIQALDTVRCMEEGVLRSTADANVGSMLGIGFPAWTGGALQFINQYGLKLFINRARALAERYGERFQPPALLLEKAEQGSLF, from the coding sequence ATGAGCGATGCCATCCGCTACGAAACCGGCCCGGATCAGATTGTCACCCTGACCCTCGACATGCCCGGCCAGCAGGCCAATACCATGAACGCGGCGTATCGTCAGGCGATGGCCGAAACCCTTGAACGCCTGCTGGCGGACAAAGAGTCCATTGCTGGCGTGATCATCCGCTCGGCGAAGAAGACGTTCTTTGCCGGCGGCGACCTCTACGAGCTGAGTCAGGTCGATGCCGCTCGCGCCGCCGCGTTCTACCAGATGACCATGGACCTCAAGGCTCAGCTTCGGGCCCTGGAAACATTCGGCAAACCGGTGGTGGCGGCCATTGAAGGTTCGGCATTGGGCGGTGGCCTGGAGCTGTGCCTGGCCTGCCACCACCGGATCGCACTGAACGGCGCTCACCTGAAACTGGGCTTGCCGGAAGTCACCCTCGGTTTGCTCCCGGGCGGCGGGGGCACCGTGCGGCTGGTGCGCATGTTGGGGCTGGAGAAAGCGCTGCCGTTGCTAATGGAGGGCCGGACGATGGGCGTCGATCAGGCATTGGAGATGGGCGTGATCGATCAGTTGGCCAGCGACTTTGAAGACCTGATGACCAAGGCGCGTGAATGGATTCTGGCTAATCCGGCGCCGGCTAAAGCGTGGGACCAACCGGGGTTTGAGTTGCCCGGCGGCACGCCTGCGCATCCGAAAGTGACGCAGATGCTGGCCATCGCGCCCTCAATCCTGCGCAGCAAAACCCAGGGTTGCTACCCCGCGCCGGAGAAGATCCTGGCCGCGGCCGTGGAAGGCGCCCAGGTGGATTTCCATACGGCGGAGAAAATCGAGGCGCGTTACTTCACCGAACTCGCCACCGGCCCCATCGCCAAGAACATGATCGGCAGCTGGTTTCAGCTCAACCGGGTCAAGGCCGCGGAGGCACGGCCCAAGGCGCCGCCGGTGTTCAACATGCGCAAGGTCGGCATCCTCGGTGCCGGCTTGATGGGTGGCGGGATTGCCTATGTGACGGCGGTGGCAGGCGTCAGCGTGATCCTCAAAGACGTCAACCTGGGGGCGGCCCAGAAGGGCAAGGATTACTCCGCCCGACTGCTGAACAAGCAGGTTGCCAGTGGCCGCATCACCGAAGCTCAGCGCGACGCCGTGCTGGGCCGGATCAAGCCGACGGGCCGCGACAGCGATCTCGAAGGTTGCGATCTGATCATTGAAGCAGTGTTCGAGAATCGCGAGCTGAAAGCGCAGGTCAGCGCCGCCGCCGAGCAAGTGGTAGTGCCCAATGCGGTGATTGCGTCCAACACCTCGACGCTGCCGATCACGGGCCTCGCCAGCGCCATCAGCCGACAGGAGCGCTTCATCGGCCTGCATTTTTTCAGCCCGGTGGAGAAGATGCGTCTGGTGGAAATCATCAAGGGCGCACGCACCAACGACATGACCCTGGCGCGGGCCTTCGACTTCGTTCGGCAGATCGGCAAGACCGCGATTCTGGTCAATGACACGCGCGGCTTCTTCACCTCGCGGGTGTTCGCCACCTACGCCGACGAAGGCATTGCCATGCTGGGTGAGGGCATCAGCGCGCCGATGATCGAGACCGAGGCGCGCAAGGCCGGTATGCCCGTGGGGCCGCTGGCGGTGTCCGATGAAGTGTCGTTGAGGCTGATGAGCCAGATCCGCCAGCAGACGCGCAAGGACCTGGCCGAGCAGGGCGTTGAGCTCGCCGGGCATCCGGCCGACGCGGTGATCGAGCAGCTGTTGCATGAATTCGATCGCGCAGGAAAAACCTCCGGCGGCGGGTTTTACGACTACCCCGACGGCGCGCCCAAGCACTTGTGGCCAGAGCTGAAAATCCGCTTCGAGAAGCCCGACGCACAGATCAGCGGCCAAGATATTCGCGACCGCTTGCTGTTCATTCAAGCCCTCGATACCGTGCGTTGCATGGAGGAGGGTGTGCTGCGATCAACCGCGGACGCCAACGTCGGGTCGATGCTCGGGATCGGCTTTCCGGCCTGGACTGGCGGGGCGTTGCAGTTCATCAATCAATACGGGCTCAAGCTGTTCATTAACCGCGCCCGCGCCTTGGCCGAGCGCTACGGCGAGCGCTTTCAACCGCCTGCATTGCTGCTGGAGAAAGCCGAGCAGGGCTCGCTGTTCTAG
- a CDS encoding acetyl-CoA C-acetyltransferase has protein sequence MTEAFIYDAVRTPRGRGKPDGALYSVKPVDLVAGLLKELEVRNHLDTHHVDDIVLGCVTPIGDQGADIAKTAALVANWAVNVAGVQVNRFCASGLEAVNLGAMKIRSGFEDLVVVGGVESMSRVPMGSDGGAWVLDPQTNLHTHFTPQGIGADLIATLEGFSRDDVDLFAVQSQHKAAGARERGAFRRSLVPVKDQNGMLLLDHDEFIRPDTTPEALGKLRPSFEAIGKMGYDATALRVYSHVERIEHVHTPGNSSGIVDGAALMLLGTAQKGQALGLRPRARIVVTAVTSTDPTIMLTGPAPATRKALARAGLTIDDIDLFEVNEAFASVVLKFIKDMGVDPAKVNVNGGSIALGHPLGATGCIILGTLLDELEARQLRYGLATLCVGGGMGIATIIERV, from the coding sequence ATGACCGAAGCGTTTATTTACGATGCCGTGCGCACGCCGCGGGGCAGGGGCAAGCCGGACGGCGCGTTGTACAGCGTCAAACCGGTGGATCTGGTGGCAGGGCTGTTGAAAGAACTGGAAGTGCGCAATCACCTCGACACCCACCACGTCGATGACATTGTGCTGGGGTGCGTCACGCCCATCGGCGATCAAGGCGCTGATATTGCCAAAACCGCAGCGCTGGTCGCCAATTGGGCCGTGAACGTGGCCGGGGTTCAGGTCAACCGGTTCTGCGCATCGGGGCTGGAAGCGGTGAATCTGGGGGCGATGAAAATCCGTTCCGGGTTCGAGGACCTGGTGGTGGTCGGCGGCGTGGAGTCGATGTCGCGGGTGCCGATGGGCAGTGACGGCGGCGCCTGGGTGCTGGACCCGCAAACCAATCTGCACACCCACTTCACGCCCCAGGGGATCGGCGCCGATCTGATCGCCACCCTTGAAGGCTTCAGCCGCGACGACGTGGACCTGTTCGCCGTGCAATCCCAGCACAAGGCCGCGGGTGCTAGGGAGCGGGGTGCGTTTCGCCGTTCGCTGGTGCCGGTCAAGGACCAGAACGGCATGCTCTTGCTCGACCATGACGAGTTCATCCGCCCCGACACGACGCCGGAGGCGCTGGGCAAACTGCGCCCGAGTTTCGAGGCGATCGGCAAAATGGGCTATGACGCCACGGCGCTGCGCGTCTACAGCCACGTCGAACGCATCGAACACGTGCACACGCCGGGCAACAGCTCCGGCATCGTCGATGGCGCCGCCTTGATGCTGCTCGGCACCGCGCAAAAAGGCCAGGCGCTGGGGCTGCGGCCACGGGCACGCATTGTGGTGACGGCGGTGACCAGCACCGATCCGACCATCATGCTCACGGGCCCTGCGCCGGCCACGCGCAAAGCCTTGGCGCGAGCGGGGCTGACCATCGATGACATCGACCTGTTCGAGGTCAACGAGGCCTTCGCCTCGGTGGTGCTCAAGTTCATCAAGGACATGGGCGTCGACCCCGCCAAGGTCAACGTCAACGGCGGCTCGATTGCCCTCGGCCATCCACTGGGTGCCACGGGCTGCATCATTCTCGGCACGCTGCTCGATGAGCTAGAAGCCCGGCAGTTGCGTTACGGCCTGGCGACCCTGTGCGTCGGCGGCGGGATGGGCATCGCGACGATCATCGAGCGGGTATGA
- a CDS encoding LTA synthase family protein, whose translation MAKTDAPARAPQPTVKSHLAYTLLSGLVLMVLYTLLRVALLVYNREGIGATPASTFIEAFGNGLRFDLRLVVYILIPLLLSLFSARMMAARGVFRFWLTVVASLTTFFGLMEMDFYREFHQRLNGLVFQYVKEDPKTVLSMIWYGYPVVRYLLAWALLTWLLSLVFKGVDRLTRPRGGFNVASADNRVVAPLYKRAVVFLLCLVVAVIAARGTLRQGPPLRWGDAYTTDSNFANTLGLNGTLTLIAAAKSRMSEDRDNIWKATLPQAEAQQIVRDMLLTANEKLVDPDKAAVRRDFTPPAANTLPIKNVVVILMESFAGHSVGALGDESNITPYFDKLSQEGLLFDRFFSNGTHTHQGMFATMACFPNLPGFEYLMQTPEGSHKLSGLPQLLSARKYDDVYVYNGDFAWDNQSGFFSNQGMTNFIGRNDFVNPVFSDPTWGVSDQDMFDRGAEELKAREAKGKPFYALLQTLSNHTPYALPANLPVERVTGHGTLDEHLTAMRYADWALGQFFEKAKKEPYYKDTLFVVVGDHGFPNNEQITEMDLGRFNVPMLMIAPGLQDKFGKRSSIVGTQIDIVPTIMGRLGGDTVHQCWGRDLLNLPAGDEGFGVIKPSGSEQTVALVTGNRILIEPKDMEPKVYSYALGTKPHAELMPNAPDVAELRRKLDSFLQTATKSLLDNTAGVKDAKPQ comes from the coding sequence ATGGCCAAAACGGACGCCCCGGCGCGCGCGCCGCAACCTACCGTCAAATCGCACCTGGCCTATACGCTCCTGAGCGGCCTGGTGCTGATGGTCCTGTACACCCTGTTGCGCGTTGCGCTGCTGGTCTATAACCGCGAAGGCATCGGCGCGACGCCGGCTTCCACCTTCATCGAGGCGTTCGGCAATGGCCTGCGGTTCGATTTGCGTCTGGTCGTGTACATCCTGATTCCCCTGCTGCTGTCCCTGTTCAGCGCGCGCATGATGGCCGCCCGTGGGGTGTTTCGCTTCTGGCTGACGGTGGTCGCGAGCCTGACCACGTTCTTCGGCCTGATGGAGATGGATTTCTACCGTGAATTCCACCAGCGCCTCAATGGCCTGGTTTTCCAGTACGTCAAAGAAGACCCGAAAACCGTCCTGAGCATGATCTGGTACGGCTATCCGGTGGTTCGCTATCTGTTGGCGTGGGCGCTGCTGACCTGGTTGCTGAGTCTGGTTTTCAAAGGCGTTGATCGCCTGACCCGGCCGCGTGGCGGGTTCAACGTCGCCAGCGCCGACAACCGTGTGGTCGCGCCGTTGTACAAGCGCGCCGTGGTCTTCCTGCTGTGCCTGGTGGTAGCCGTCATCGCTGCTCGCGGCACCTTGCGCCAGGGCCCGCCGCTGCGTTGGGGCGATGCGTACACCACTGACTCCAACTTCGCCAACACCCTGGGCCTGAACGGCACGCTGACGCTGATCGCCGCGGCGAAGAGCCGGATGTCCGAGGACCGCGACAACATCTGGAAGGCGACTCTGCCTCAGGCCGAAGCCCAGCAGATCGTCCGCGACATGCTGCTGACGGCCAACGAGAAGCTGGTCGATCCAGACAAAGCCGCTGTGCGCCGGGATTTCACGCCGCCAGCGGCCAACACGCTGCCGATCAAGAACGTCGTCGTGATCCTGATGGAAAGCTTCGCCGGCCATTCGGTGGGTGCGCTGGGTGACGAATCGAACATCACGCCTTACTTCGACAAACTGTCCCAGGAAGGTCTGCTGTTTGATCGTTTCTTCTCCAACGGCACGCACACCCATCAGGGCATGTTTGCGACCATGGCCTGCTTCCCGAACCTGCCGGGCTTCGAGTACCTGATGCAGACACCGGAAGGCAGCCACAAGCTGTCCGGTTTGCCGCAGTTGCTCAGTGCGCGCAAGTACGACGACGTCTACGTCTACAACGGTGACTTCGCCTGGGACAACCAGTCAGGCTTCTTCAGCAACCAGGGCATGACCAACTTCATTGGCCGTAATGACTTCGTCAACCCGGTGTTCTCGGACCCGACCTGGGGCGTGTCCGACCAGGACATGTTCGACCGTGGCGCCGAAGAGCTGAAAGCCCGCGAAGCCAAAGGCAAGCCGTTCTATGCCTTGCTGCAAACCCTGTCCAACCACACGCCGTACGCACTGCCGGCGAATCTGCCGGTCGAGCGCGTGACCGGGCATGGCACGCTGGATGAACACCTCACCGCCATGCGTTATGCGGATTGGGCGCTGGGTCAGTTCTTCGAGAAGGCCAAGAAAGAGCCTTACTACAAGGACACGCTGTTTGTGGTCGTCGGTGACCATGGCTTCCCCAATAACGAGCAGATCACCGAGATGGACCTGGGCCGCTTCAACGTGCCGATGCTGATGATCGCCCCGGGCCTGCAAGACAAGTTCGGCAAGCGCAGCAGCATCGTCGGCACGCAGATCGACATCGTGCCGACCATCATGGGCCGCCTGGGTGGTGACACCGTGCATCAGTGCTGGGGTCGCGACTTGCTCAATCTGCCAGCGGGAGACGAGGGCTTTGGTGTGATCAAGCCATCGGGCAGCGAGCAGACCGTGGCGCTGGTCACCGGCAACCGGATCCTGATCGAACCCAAGGACATGGAGCCGAAGGTGTACAGCTACGCGTTGGGCACCAAGCCCCACGCCGAGCTGATGCCGAACGCGCCGGACGTCGCCGAGTTGCGCAGGAAGCTCGACAGCTTCCTGCAGACCGCGACCAAGAGCCTGCTGGACAACACGGCAGGGGTCAAAGACGCCAAGCCACAATGA
- a CDS encoding alpha-E domain-containing protein, with translation MLSRTASDLYWMSRYLERAENLARMLDVSYSLSLMPQDGRGDGLNEIAMPLLITGTLDDYLERHGDLHAERLLHFFALDAENPASIFSCLGAARASAHAVRGRITADMWENINATYLEIRGIAEQGLSRYGMSRFCEWVKERSHLFRGATYGTIMRNDAFRFIRLGTFIERADNTLRMLDARYEMLELRGPSANAAADSSAAGYYQWSALLRALSSFEAYTEVYRDAPGARQVAELLLLRADIPRSLRACLEELDIILASLPGANGRPAQRLAAELDARLRYTGIDEILDEGLHEWLNEFIPLLAQLGSVIHTSYLEAA, from the coding sequence ATGCTAAGTAGAACTGCCTCGGATTTATATTGGATGTCGCGGTACCTGGAGCGCGCCGAGAACCTCGCGCGGATGCTCGACGTCAGTTACTCGCTGTCGTTGATGCCACAGGATGGACGCGGGGATGGCCTCAATGAAATCGCCATGCCACTGCTGATCACCGGAACCCTGGACGATTACCTGGAGCGCCACGGCGACCTGCACGCCGAGCGCTTGCTGCACTTTTTCGCACTGGACGCCGAAAACCCTGCGAGCATCTTCAGCTGCCTGGGCGCGGCGCGGGCCAGTGCCCATGCCGTGCGTGGGCGTATTACTGCGGACATGTGGGAAAACATCAACGCCACTTACCTGGAAATTCGCGGCATCGCCGAACAGGGTTTGAGCCGCTACGGCATGAGCCGTTTCTGTGAGTGGGTCAAGGAGCGTTCGCACCTGTTCCGCGGCGCGACCTACGGCACCATCATGCGCAACGATGCCTTCCGTTTCATTCGCCTGGGCACGTTCATCGAGCGCGCCGACAACACCCTGCGCATGCTCGATGCGCGCTATGAAATGCTCGAATTGCGCGGCCCGTCCGCCAACGCGGCGGCAGACAGTTCCGCCGCCGGCTATTACCAATGGAGTGCGCTGTTGCGCGCATTGTCCTCATTCGAGGCGTACACGGAAGTCTATCGCGATGCACCGGGTGCCCGTCAGGTCGCCGAATTGCTGCTGTTGCGTGCGGACATTCCGCGCTCATTGCGTGCGTGCCTGGAGGAGCTGGACATCATTCTCGCCAGTCTGCCCGGGGCCAATGGCCGTCCCGCCCAGCGTCTGGCCGCCGAGCTGGACGCTCGCCTGCGCTACACCGGCATCGACGAAATTCTCGATGAAGGCCTACATGAGTGGTTGAACGAATTCATCCCACTTTTGGCCCAACTGGGTAGCGTCATTCACACTTCTTACCTGGAGGCTGCATGA
- a CDS encoding transglutaminase family protein has product MRLSISHETTYHYDDQVRASIQYLRLTPHDSERQKVLSWQLALPRPVRAQIDPFGNILHVLTLDEPHEAIVIGARGQVEIDEKREAEHETQSALPFLRFTRLTEADEAIRAFAVAQTHKRTDRTALIDMMHALNEHITYTPGSTAVDTSAAQAFASRVGVCQDHTHAFLACARSLGVPARYVSGYLYSDSSEHLSSHAWAEAWIDDAWYSFDVTNQLAIPERHLKLAVGLDYLDACPVRGMRRGGGCEQMHAKVVVSPSAPIAVPAAAKKPVPAPMIQVQRQG; this is encoded by the coding sequence ATGAGACTCTCAATTAGCCACGAGACCACTTATCACTACGACGATCAGGTCCGCGCCAGCATCCAGTATTTGCGTCTGACCCCCCACGACAGCGAGCGCCAGAAGGTGTTGAGCTGGCAGTTGGCATTGCCGCGCCCGGTGCGTGCGCAGATTGATCCGTTCGGCAATATTCTCCACGTGCTGACGCTGGACGAACCCCACGAAGCCATCGTCATTGGTGCACGTGGCCAGGTCGAGATCGACGAGAAGCGCGAGGCCGAACATGAGACCCAGTCAGCGCTGCCGTTCCTGCGTTTCACCCGCCTGACCGAGGCTGACGAAGCCATCCGCGCCTTTGCCGTTGCGCAGACCCACAAGCGCACCGACCGCACCGCGCTGATCGATATGATGCACGCGCTCAACGAGCACATTACCTACACGCCGGGCTCGACCGCAGTCGATACCAGCGCCGCGCAAGCGTTCGCCAGCCGCGTGGGCGTCTGTCAGGACCACACCCACGCGTTTCTGGCCTGTGCCCGCAGTCTAGGGGTGCCGGCGCGCTATGTGTCGGGTTATCTCTACAGCGACAGCAGCGAACATCTGTCCAGCCATGCATGGGCAGAGGCCTGGATTGACGACGCCTGGTACAGCTTCGATGTGACCAATCAGCTGGCGATCCCGGAGCGGCATCTGAAGCTGGCGGTCGGTCTGGATTATCTGGACGCCTGCCCGGTGCGCGGCATGCGCCGTGGCGGTGGTTGCGAGCAGATGCACGCCAAGGTAGTCGTGTCGCCCTCAGCGCCGATTGCGGTTCCGGCGGCGGCGAAAAAACCTGTCCCGGCGCCGATGATTCAGGTGCAACGCCAGGGTTGA